In Pseudomonas campi, the sequence TGCAACGCGCGCAGACCCGCTGGGACCTGGTGACCATTCACCCCGGCGCTATTTTTGGCCCGTCGCTGTCCTCGCGCGCCGACGCCACCAGCGTCGGCATGCTCACCCAGTTTCTCAATGGCTCGTTCCGTCGGGGTGTGCCGCGGCTCTGGATGGGCCTGGTGGATGTGCGCGATGCGGCACAGGCGCATGTCACTGCCGCCCTACTGGACAGCGCCAGCGGCCGTTACATTGTGGTTGCCGAAAGCGCCCGCTTGCTCGATATGGCGGCCCTGATGGACGTCGCGGCGGTGGGCATCAGTGACCGACTGCCCACCGCTGAAGCGCCGAAAAGCCTGCTCTGGCTGATTGCGCCGCTGCTCGGTCTGCGCCGCAACTACATTACCCGCAACGTCGGCTACCCGCTGGCCTTCAACAACAGCCGTAGCCAGCGCGAGCTGGGGCTTGCCTACCGCAGCCTGAGCAGCACGTTCAACGAGCACATTCAGCAGATCGCCAACGATGGCTTGCTGAAGTGAGCGCAAGGCTCCTGTCAGCATCAACCGTCAGGTAAAAGCCCTACGGCAAGCCCGGCAACTGACTTAGCAGCGGCTGCACTTGCTGTTGCTCGTGGCTTTTCACCGGCACGGGGTGAATACCGGCACAACCCACCGCTTCCAGAATGGCATCGCCGTCATTGCGATCCGTCTTGTTACGCCGACGATACGGTCACACGTAACGCGGATGTAACAGCATCACCCGATGGCCCAGCCTGCGCTCTCGCCCCCCAGTAATGCGCCGTGCCACACGCATCCCTCACCCACTCGACAGGCTCCGCTTGCTCCTGTACATATCGGCCAAATACCTCTCGGTTCAGCTCCTTGCGTTGACCCACCACGCCGGCACGGACACTTTCGGCAACCTGGTAAACGGACTTGGCCAAATCAACTGCGATGTGCTTCATAGACCCTCTGAACAAAACCTCGCCACTCGGAGTCACAGACTGTGGCGTGGAGAGAGTCCATTAGAGCACTCACTTCGCTCGCTGGGAGCGCGTTCCGCGGCCCCTTAGCTTAATCGTTGCACAGCGCTAGTCAGACCGTGATCAATCCAAGGAGTGGTGACATCTATGCATCCAATTCAATGTAAATGTGGCGCCATTAGAGGTGAACTCAAAAATATTGGAACCAGCAATCGCCTTATCTGCTATTGCACAGACTGCCGAGCGTTCGCGCACTTTCTTGATAAAACTCCTTATGTGCTAGATGAACAAGGCGGAACCGAGATCATCCAAGTAGCGCAACGATGCCTAAGCTTCTACCAAGGCGAAGATCTTCTTTCGACAGTATGCCTCAGCGAAAAAGGCATGCTCCGCTGGTATGCGACATGTTGCGGAACGCCTATTGGTAATACGATGGCTAGCCGCAAAGTGTCATTCATAGGCCTTATTCACACCTGCCTAGATCGCCAGAAAATGGATAGCGACTTTGGAGCCAGTGTGGCAGTTTTAAACACTGACACCGCGCTGGGTCAACCGAAGCCGAAGCAGCACGGACTGTTGGGGGTTATAGCTCGCTTTATATGGATCCTTGTCACGAACCGCATCAACGGGCGATATAAAGAATCCCCTCTTTTCAATTCTTCAGGCTTACCTCGGGCAACCCCCAAGATCCTAGAAGCTGACGAACTGAAGCGCTTGAAAAGTACCGTATAAAATGTGACTCAAATCGCTTGCTTCGCAGACTTTGGAGCATCGACAACACAGCCCTTAACCAAACATTAAGCGTCAGTCTCTTTTAATTACGGTGCAAGCACGGAAGTTGTGTCAGCCCGACACAGTAGCAAAGCCACTTCCGGCGCATTACGCGACTGCCTGGCATCCAACCCACACCTTCTTTGCCCTCCCCCACCCACCGCACCAGTCTTCTTTCACGACAATGCTGTGTAAGTTTGTAAAGTGAGCGCACAGCCGCACAGCCACGCCATGAACCTGAATATCTCTGGCACATTTGTCACGCTGATCTACGAAGCAAGCTTTGAATACTGTGCGGGCATGACGCACTTCAGTTAACCGATCATCGGCAACAAAACCTTGCTAGCCAGGTGCTAGATCAATTCCAATGACCGGATTAGCCAATAGCGGCCAACCCAAGGACGGATCATGAAAAAAATCGCACTGCCCCTGCTCACGCTGATCGCCTTCTCGGCCTACACGCTGTTCGTCATGGCGCATGCCGAACAATCACTTATCCAGTTCGGGTTGCAGTTGATGTCTCGCCTGGATACGGCGCAGGTGGTGATCGATCTTTATATTCTCGCCGCACTGGCCTGCGTGTGGATGTACCGGGACAACCAGTCGCGCAAGCGGCCGCTGCGGGCCGTATTGCCGTATATGGTGCTGACCGCCGTGTTCGTTTCGGTAGGGCCTTTGCTTTATCTGGTTGTGCGCGGTTTTTCCCAGCCGCCCAAGCCAGTA encodes:
- a CDS encoding DUF2834 domain-containing protein, whose protein sequence is MKKIALPLLTLIAFSAYTLFVMAHAEQSLIQFGLQLMSRLDTAQVVIDLYILAALACVWMYRDNQSRKRPLRAVLPYMVLTAVFVSVGPLLYLVVRGFSQPPKPVDP
- a CDS encoding DUF6151 family protein, whose product is MHPIQCKCGAIRGELKNIGTSNRLICYCTDCRAFAHFLDKTPYVLDEQGGTEIIQVAQRCLSFYQGEDLLSTVCLSEKGMLRWYATCCGTPIGNTMASRKVSFIGLIHTCLDRQKMDSDFGASVAVLNTDTALGQPKPKQHGLLGVIARFIWILVTNRINGRYKESPLFNSSGLPRATPKILEADELKRLKSTV